The DNA region TGCGGACGATGAGCTGCTGTCAACAATACAGCTCATAACAAAAACTTTAAATGGTCTGAAAGGAGAAAGAGAATGACCGAAGAAAGAAAAATGACTGCTCTTGATGCACCTGTTGGCGCAGGTGCTGAGCAGCCATGTGAATTATCATCATTAATTATACCAGAATATGGGGAGAATTTCAACCCTTCTGACGAAGAAATGTTTGAAGCACAGATGCAGTACGAACAGGAAATGCAGGCACAGGCAAAAGCAGAACGTGAAGCTGCTCCTGATTTTATGCAGACAGTATCAATGCCGGAGCTTTACGAAATGGTCTATCCGGGCAAGCCTCCCGTAATAGATAACTTTCTCTACCCGGGCACTTATCTGTTCGTAGGTGCTCCGAAAGTGGGAAAGAGTTTCATGATGGGACAGATCGCCTATCACGTCAGCTCGGGTACACCGATGTGGAACTATGCTGTCCGCAAGGGAACCGTGCTTTATCTTGCACTGGAAGACGATTACCGCAGATTACAGGAACGACTTTACCGAATGTTCGGAACGGAAGCAACACCTGATCTTTTCTTTTCAGTTGCTTCCAGATCACTGAACGACGGACTGCTCGATCAGCTCAATGCCTTTATGAACGAACACCCCGAAACCTCGCTTGTCATCATCGACACTTTACAGAAAGTACGTGAAGCCGAGGGCGAAACTTACAGCTATGCCCGTGATTATGAAATAATAGCTGAACTGAAAGCATTTGCTGACAGAACAGGTATCTGTCTGATACTTGTTCATCACACCCGTAAACAGAAGTCCGATGACAGCTTCGACCGTATCTCGGGAACAAACGGTCTGCTCGGTGCAGCAGACGGAGCGTTCGTAATGTATAAAAACAGT from Ruminococcus sp. HUN007 includes:
- a CDS encoding helicase RepA family protein, with the protein product MTEERKMTALDAPVGAGAEQPCELSSLIIPEYGENFNPSDEEMFEAQMQYEQEMQAQAKAEREAAPDFMQTVSMPELYEMVYPGKPPVIDNFLYPGTYLFVGAPKVGKSFMMGQIAYHVSSGTPMWNYAVRKGTVLYLALEDDYRRLQERLYRMFGTEATPDLFFSVASRSLNDGLLDQLNAFMNEHPETSLVIIDTLQKVREAEGETYSYARDYEIIAELKAFADRTGICLILVHHTRKQKSDDSFDRISGTNGLLGAADGAFVMYKNSRIEDDATIEVSGRDQPDKKYKLTRNKETLCWDFKGEDSSDFSEPPEPVIEAIGKFISEDNPSWEGTATELIEKLALDIKPNALSLKLNVNAGKLYNLYFVQYSSKRTHKAKIIEASLICVVTFPPLFFILLLLLEKPACVDISVKGFRVAVLAPLILIFTYATISNCRRRMNANSKAV